One window of the Benincasa hispida cultivar B227 chromosome 3, ASM972705v1, whole genome shotgun sequence genome contains the following:
- the LOC120073385 gene encoding BES1/BZR1 homolog protein 2-like, with protein sequence MTGRGSSGRTPTWKERENNKRRERRRRAIAAKIYTGLRAQGNYKLPKHCDNNEVLKALCNEAGWVVEEDGTTYRKGCKPPPIDIGTSANMSACSSLQPSPQSSCFPSPVPSYHASPSSSSFPSPTRFDGNPSSYLLPFLQNISSIPANLPPLRISNSAPVTPPLSSPTSRGSKRKPDWESIPNSYVTSFRHPLFAVSAPSSPTRCHHLTPATIPECDESDASTVDSGRWVSFQTVAPSVAPPSPTFNLMKPVSEQSSLQDAVDRHGAMGWGATSDRGRGSEFEFEKFENGTVKPWEGERIHEVGVDDLELTLGGGKARG encoded by the exons ATGACGGGCAGAGGATCATCGGGAAGGACGCCGACGTGGAAAGAAAGGGAGAACAATAAAAGGAGAGAGAGGCGACGGAGGGCCATTGCTGCTAAGATCTACACTGGTCTCAGAGCTCAGGGGAACTATAAGCTTCCTAAGCACTGTGACAACAACGAGGTCTTAAAAGCACTCTGTAATGAAGCTGGTTGGGTGGTTGAGGAAGATGGCACCACCTATCGCAAG GGATGCAAGCCACCTCCGATTGATATTGGCACTTCTGCAAATATGAGTGCCTGTTCCTCTCTTCAACCAAGCCCACAATCTTCATGCTTCCCTAGTCCTGTACCATCCTACCATGCCAGTCCTTCTTCATCCTCTTTTCCAAGCCCAACTCGATTTGATGGCAATCCATCTTCTTATCTTCTGCCATTCCTTCAAAATATATCCTCTATACCTGCTAATCTCCCTCCTCTCAGAATATCAAACAGTGCACCTGTCACGCCACCTCTTTCTTCCCCGACATCAAGGGGGTCGAAGCGAAAACCAGACTGGGAGTCCATTCCAAATAGCTATGTAACCTCTTTTCGCCATCCCCTCTTTGCTGTCTCTGCTCCTTCTAGTCCTACAAGATGCCACCATCTTACACCGGCAACAATTCCTGAATGCGATGAGTCTGATGCTTCAACTGTAGACTCTGGCCGCTGGGTCAGTTTCCAGACTGTGGCACCTTCTGTGGCTCCTCCTTCGCCTACATTTAATCTGATGAAACCAGTTAGTGAGCAAAGCTCTCTCCAAGATGCAGTTGACAGACATGGAGCAATGGGCTGGGGTGCTACATCTGATAGGGGACGAGGCTCTGAGTTTGAATTTGAGAAATTTGAGAATGGCACAGTGAAGCCGTGGGAGGGAGAGAGAATTCATGAAGTTGGGGTGGATGATTTGGAGCTTACCCTTGGGGGTGGGAAGGCCCGTGGTTAA